CCACGGCCTGCTGAAGCCGGAACTCGCCGAGGACCTCCTCGGGGTACTCGCCGACGGCGCGACCCTGCCCGACGACGGGAGCGACCGATGACCACCACCCTGCTGCGCACCGCCGACGAGCTGCACGCGCGCGTACGGCGCGGCAGCCGGGCCGTCGTGATGACCATGGGCGCCCTGCACGAGGGCCATGCCACGCTGATCCGCGCCGCCCGCGAGATCGCCGGGCCCGAGGGCGAGGTCGTCGTCACGGTCTTCGTGAACCCGCTCCAGTTCGGCGCGGGCGAGGACCTCGACCGCTACCCGCGCACGCTCGACGCCGACCTCAAGATCGCCGAGGAGGCGGGCGCGGACGCCGTGTTCGCCCCCTCCGTGGACGAGGTCTACCCCGGCGGCGACCCCCAGGTACGCCTCTCCGCGGGTCCCATGGGCGAGCGCCTGGAGGGTGCCGTGCGCCCCGGTCACTTCGACGGGATGCTCACCGTCGTCGCCAAGCTGTTGCACCTCACCCGGCCCGACGCGGCGCTGTTCGGGCAGAAGGACGCCCAGCAGCTCGCCCTGATCCGCCGCATGGTGCGCGACCTGAACTTCGGCGTGGAGATCGTCGGCGTGCCCACCGTGCGTGAGGAGGACGGGCTCGCCCTCTCCAGTCGCAACCGGTACCTCTCGCCCGAGGAGCGGCGCACCGCGCTCGCCCTCTCGCAGGCCCTTTTCGCGGGCCGCGACCGGCACGCCGCCCAGGAGGCCCTGCGTGCCCGGGCCCGCGAGGTGCCCGCCACACGCGCACGTGCCGAGGCGCTGAGCGCGATCGGCGAATCCCGCGCCGCCGCCGACGCGCACGCGGTCGCCAAGGCCGTACCCGGCGCCCCCGCCGCCGTCCGCGCCGCCGCCCGCCTCGTCCTGGACGAGGCCGCCCGCCTCCAGCCGCCGCTGGTCCTGGACTACCTGGCGCTGGTCGATCCGTCCGACTTCACCGAGATCGAGGACGACTTCACCGGCGAGGCGGTCCTCGCCGTCGCCGCCCGGGTCGGGACGACCCGCCTGATCGACAACCTCCCCCTCACCTTCGGAGCCGCCTCGTGACCGCCACAGGCACAGGTACACCTACGGGTACTGGCATACGACTGCACGCACCCGCCCCCGGCTGGGCCCTCACCGCGGACGTGGTGGTCGTCGGCTCCGGCGTCGCGGGCCTCACCGCGGCGCTGCGCTGCGAGGCCGCGGGCCTGCGGACCGTCGTCGTCACCAAGGCCCGCCTCGACGACGGCTCCACGCGCTGGGCGCAGGGCGGCATCGCCGCGGCCCTCGGCGAGGGCGACACCCCGGAGCAGCACCTCGAGGACACCCTCGTCGCGGGCGCGGGCCTGTGCGACGAGGACGCCGTGCGCATCCTCGTCACCGAGGGCCCCGACGCCGTACGCCGCCTGATCGAGACCGGTGCCCACTTCGACGAGTCCACCGAAGGCCAGCTGGCACTCACCCGTGAGGGCGGTCACCACCGCCGCCGCATCGCGCACGCGGGCGGCGACGCGACCGGCGCCGAGATCTCCCGAGCCCTCGTCGAGGCGGTACGCGCGCGTGGCCTCCGCACGGTCGAGAACGCGCTCGTCCTGGACCTCCTCACGGACTCCGACGGACGCACCGCGGGTGTGACCCTCCACGTCATGGGAGAGGGCCAGCACGACGGCGTGGGAGCCGTCCACGCCCCCAACGTGGTCCTCGCCACCGGCGGCATGGGCCAGGTCTTCTCCGCGACCACCAACCCGTCGGTCTCCACGGGCGACGGCGTGGCACTCGCCCTGCGCGCGGGCGCCGAGGTCTCCGACCTCGAATTCGTCCAGTTCCACCCGACCGTGCTCTTCCTCGGCCCGGACGCCGAGGGCCAGCAGCCGCTGGTGTCGGAGGCGGTACGCGGCGAGGGCGCCCACCTGGTCGACGCGGACGGCGTGCGCTTCATGGTCGGCCAGCACGAGCTGGCCGAACTGGCGCCCCGGGACATCGTCGCCAAGGGCATCATGCGGCGCATGCAGGAGCAGGACGCCGAGCACATGTACCTCGACGCCCGGCACTTCGGCGCCGACATGTGGGAGCACCGCTTCCCGACCATCCTCGCCGCCTGCCGTGCCCACGGCATCGACCCGGTCACCGAGCCCGTCCCGGTCGCCCCGGCCGCCCACTACGCCTCCGGAGGCGTCCGCACGGACGCCCGCGGCCGCACCACGGTGCCCGGCCTCTACGCGTGCGGCGAGGTCGCCTGCACCGGAGTCCACGGCGCCAACCGGCTCGCCTCCAACTCCCTCCTGGAAGGCCTCGTCTACGCCGAGCGCATCGCCGCGGACATCGCGCGCGGCCGCTCGGAAAACGGCATCCCCGCGCGCGTGCCCGTACCGGTCCCGCACCCCGACAAGCCCGCCCACCCCCTGCTCGCCCCCGAGGCCCGGTTCGCGATCCAGCGGATCATGACGGAGGGCGCCGGTGTGCTGCGCTCCGCCGCCTCCCTCGCGACCGCCACCGGCCGGCTCCAGCAGCTCCACACCGACGCCCGCGACGCCCTCGACGAGAACGGCAAGACCTCCGAGCCCGGTGTCGACACCTGGGAGGCCACCAACCTCCTGTGCGTGGCCCGGGTCCTGGTCGCGGCCGCGCGCCTGCGCGAGGAGACTCGTGGCTGCCACTGGCGCGAGGACCACGCCGACCGCGACGACGCCGACTGGCGCCGCCACATCGTCGTACGGCTGAATCCCGACCGCACGCTGGCCGTACACACCACGGACACCGCAGACTTCCCCCCGACCCTCCAGCAAACCCCCGGCTCCCCCGACCAGGGGGGACCCCCGTGCCCCAGCGCCTTCAGGAGCAGTGACAGCAGTGAGCACCCCCGACCTTCCCCTCGTCCAGAGCGGCGGCTGCGGCGACGGCTGCGGCTGCGGCGCCGAAGCGGACGACGACGCGTACATGGAGTGCGGTCTCGACCCCGCGCTCGCCCAGCTCCTCGCCGACGCCGGGCTCGACCCGCTGGAGGTCGAGGACATCGCGAACGTCGCCATCCAGGAGGACCTCGACCACGGCGTGGACGTGACGACCGTCGCCACCATCCCCGAGGACGCCGTCTCCACCGGCGACTTCGTCGCCCGTGACGCGGGCGTCGTCGCGGGCCTGCGGGTGGCCGAGGCGGTCATCTCCGTGGTCTGCACCGACGAGTTCGAGGTGGAGCGGCACGTCGAGGACGGCGACCGGGTCGAGGAGGGCCAGAAGCTCCTCAGCGTCACCACCCGCACCCGCGACCTCCTGACCGCCGAGCGCAGCGCGCTGAACCTGCTGTGCCGGCTGTCCGGCGTCGCGACCGCCACACGCGCGTGGGCGGACGCCCTGGAGGGCACCAGCACCCGCGTGCGCGACACCCGCAAGACGACGCCGGGCCTGCGCGCCCTGGAGAAGTTCGCGGTGCGCATGGGCGGCGGCGTCAACCACCGCATGTCGTTGTCGGACGCGGCGCTGGTCAAGGACAACCACGTGGTCGCCGCCGGCGGGGTCGCCCAGGCCTTCGAGGCCGTCCGCGAGGCCTTCCCGGAGGTGCCGATCGAGGTCGAGGTCGACACGCTGCACCAGCTGCGCGAGGTCGTGGACGCGGGGGCCGACCTGATCCTTCTCGACAACTTCACGCCCGTCGAGTGCGAGGAGGCGGTGGCCATCGTGCAGGGCCGGGCGCTCCTCGAAGCCTCGGGGCGGCTCACGCTCGCCAACGCCGGGGTGTACGCGAAGACCGGCGTCGACTTCCTGGCCGTGGGCGCGCTGACCCACTCCTCGCCGATCCTGGACATCGGCCTCGACCTGCGCGAGGCGTCGACGGACGAGGCATCGACGGACCAGGCCTCGACGGACGAGGCGGAGTAGGACCCATGCTGCTCACCATCGATGTCGGCAACACGCACACCGTCCTCGGTCTCTTCGACGGCGAGGAGATCGTCGAGCACTGGCGCATCTCCACGGACGCCCGCCGCACCGCCGACGAGCTCGCCGTGCTCCTCCAGGGACTAATGGGCATGCATCCGCTGCTCGGCGAGGAACTGGGCGACGGCATCGACGGCATCGCGATCTGCGCCACCGTCCCGTCCGTACTGCACGAACTGCGCGAGGTGACCCGCCGCTACTACGGCGACGTGCCCGCCGTGCTGGTCGAGCCCGGCGTCAAGACCGGCGTGCCGATCCTCACGGACAACCCCAAGGAGGTCGGCGCGGACCGCATCATCAACTCGGTCGCCGCCGTCGAGCTCTACGGGGGGCCGGCGATCGTCGTCGACTTCGGTACGGCGACCACTTTCGACGCGGTGAGCGCGCGGGGTGAGTACGTCGGTGGTGTCATCGCGCCCGGGATCGAGATCTCCGTGGACGCGCTCGGGGTCAAGGGGGCCCAGCTGCGCAAGATCGAGGTGGCTCGGCCACGGGCGGTCATCGGCAAGAACACCGTCGAGGCGATGCAGTCCGGGATCATCTACGGGTTCGCGGGGCAGGTCGACGGGGTCGTCAACCGGATGGTGCGTGAGCTGGCGGAGGATCCGGACGATGTCACCGTCATCGCTACGGGTGGGCTCGCGCCGATGGTTCTCGGCGAGTCCTCCGTCATCGACGAGCACGAGCCGTGGCTCACGCTGATCGGCCTGCGCCTGGTCTACGAACGCAACGTGTCCCGCACCTGACTCCCTTCGCCCCCACCCGACCCGTCCCCAGGGGCTCCGCCCCCGGACCCTCGATCGCACGAAGGGCTCGTCCTCAAACGCCGGACGGGCCGAGGCTCACAGGGGCGCGGGGAACTGCGCGCCGAGCCCCCACCGGCCGTCGGGCGAACGAACTCGGGCAGGCGGGGAATGCGGGGGCGAAGTCCCCGCCCTGGGGGCGGGGGAACCGCGCGGGCAACCTCCGCCGTCCCGCAGGCGAAGGGGGTTCGGGGCGGAGCCCCGGCAGGGGGTGCCGTGGGGGACAGTCACCCCCGGATCGAACCCCCTGCCGACCCCCGGAGGGACACGCGCAGACGCTATGCGGATTTTGTCTGATTAGCGCGTATCGTCGCCGCATGCCCACGCCCTACGGATCCCGCGGCGGCATGGCGTTCGGAGCACAGGAGCTGCGTGTGCTCCGTCGCGCTCTCGCCCTCGCCCTCCACCCCACCCCCGCCTCGGCCGAAGACGTCCAGGACTGCCTCCGTCTCGCCGAGTCCGTCGACGAGGCGGCCC
This portion of the Streptomyces mirabilis genome encodes:
- the panC gene encoding pantoate--beta-alanine ligase is translated as MTTTLLRTADELHARVRRGSRAVVMTMGALHEGHATLIRAAREIAGPEGEVVVTVFVNPLQFGAGEDLDRYPRTLDADLKIAEEAGADAVFAPSVDEVYPGGDPQVRLSAGPMGERLEGAVRPGHFDGMLTVVAKLLHLTRPDAALFGQKDAQQLALIRRMVRDLNFGVEIVGVPTVREEDGLALSSRNRYLSPEERRTALALSQALFAGRDRHAAQEALRARAREVPATRARAEALSAIGESRAAADAHAVAKAVPGAPAAVRAAARLVLDEAARLQPPLVLDYLALVDPSDFTEIEDDFTGEAVLAVAARVGTTRLIDNLPLTFGAAS
- the nadC gene encoding carboxylating nicotinate-nucleotide diphosphorylase produces the protein MSTPDLPLVQSGGCGDGCGCGAEADDDAYMECGLDPALAQLLADAGLDPLEVEDIANVAIQEDLDHGVDVTTVATIPEDAVSTGDFVARDAGVVAGLRVAEAVISVVCTDEFEVERHVEDGDRVEEGQKLLSVTTRTRDLLTAERSALNLLCRLSGVATATRAWADALEGTSTRVRDTRKTTPGLRALEKFAVRMGGGVNHRMSLSDAALVKDNHVVAAGGVAQAFEAVREAFPEVPIEVEVDTLHQLREVVDAGADLILLDNFTPVECEEAVAIVQGRALLEASGRLTLANAGVYAKTGVDFLAVGALTHSSPILDIGLDLREASTDEASTDQASTDEAE
- a CDS encoding type III pantothenate kinase; translated protein: MLLTIDVGNTHTVLGLFDGEEIVEHWRISTDARRTADELAVLLQGLMGMHPLLGEELGDGIDGIAICATVPSVLHELREVTRRYYGDVPAVLVEPGVKTGVPILTDNPKEVGADRIINSVAAVELYGGPAIVVDFGTATTFDAVSARGEYVGGVIAPGIEISVDALGVKGAQLRKIEVARPRAVIGKNTVEAMQSGIIYGFAGQVDGVVNRMVRELAEDPDDVTVIATGGLAPMVLGESSVIDEHEPWLTLIGLRLVYERNVSRT